The Streptomyces sp. NBC_00569 genomic sequence CGCAGCGAGGTCACGACGATCCGCAGATCCGTGGCGACGGGCTGCTGGCGCGCGAGCAGGGCTATCGCCCTCGCCTCCAGGTCATGCTGCAGATCGTCGACCTTCTGATCCGCCGCGATGACACTCTCGGCCAGCTTCAGGTCGGCGTCGAGCATGGCCGTGGTGGCGCGCCCGATCGCCGACCCGACAAGGCGGGCCATCTCGACCAGGCCCTCGCCGATCGAGTCAAGTTCCTCGTGGTACGCGTCACGCATACAACTGTCCCTCTCACTCACTGCGTGGGGCTGCTGTGCCCCACGCTCCCACGTTCGGCCCTGTACGCGTCCGTTTCCGTCACCTCAAATGAATCACCCCTGTATCCAAGGTGAACTCTGGGCGACGAGTGTTCGAGCTACCACTCGGACGGCTGTGGGCAGCGCTTGCGAGGCGCATAACCTGGGGGCATGGACGTGAACGCGGCGGTCGCCGCAGCGGCAGCGATCGCCGGGGTGTGCACCGGCGTGATCGCCATGCTGGCGTTTCGCTGGAGCGAACGCGACCAGAAACGCCCCACCCGTACTTCCCTGCACACGGACCCGGTCCTTCCGCCCGGCGTCGACACCGTCCTCTCCGTACTGCGCTCCTCCGCCGTCGTCCTGGACGAGGCGGACAGCGTCGTCAAGGCCAGCTCGGCGGCGTACGCCCTCGGCCTGGTCAGAGGCGGCAAGCTGGCCGTGGAGCCGATGCTCCTCATGGCCAGGGACACCCGCCGTGACGGAGAGATACGGCAGGTCGAGCTCGACCTGCCCCGCCGCGGCACCGGCCGCGGGGACGCCCTCGCGGTCTCCGCACGGGTGGCCCCCCTCGGCTCCCGCCTGGTCCTGCTCCTCGTGGAGGACCTGACGGAGGCCCGGCGCATCGAGGCGGTCCGCCGCGACTTCGTGGCGAACGTCAGCCACGAGCTGAAGACCCCGGTCGGCGCGCTCAGCCTCCTCTCCGAGGCGGTCATGGACGCGTCCGACGACCCGGAGGCGGTGGAGCGCTTCGCAGGCAGGATGCAGATCGAGGCGACCCGCCTGACGAACCTGGTCCAGGAGCTCATCGACCTGTCCCGGGTGCAGAACGACGACCCGCTGGAGGACGCCGAGCCGGTCCGCGTCGACGAACTCGTCGCCGAGGCGATCGACCGCTGCCGCCACCAGGCCGGCACGAAGCAGATCACCATGGCCGCGGGAGGCACGGCGGATCTCCAGATCTGGGGCAACCGCGGCCAGCTCGCCGCGGCTCTCGGCAACCTCGTCGAGAACGCCGTCAACTACAGCCCGGCCCGAACCCGCGTGGGCATAGCCGCGCGCCGGGTCAGCGCACCCGGCGGAGACCTCATAGAAGTGGCGGTCACCGACCAGGGCCTCGGCATCTCCGACAAGGACAAGGAGCGCATCTTCGAGCGCTTCTACCGAGTCGACCCGGCCCGCTCCCGGGCCACCGGCGGCACGGGCCTCGGCCTCGCCATCGTCAAGCACGTGGCTGCCTCGCACGGCGGGGAAGTCACCGTATGGAGCTCCGAAGGCCAGGGCTCCACGTTCACCCTGCGGCTGCCGGAGGCAGGCGCGACCCGCGACCGCGGCCCAGGACACGTAGGCGGCGACGCATACGGACACCACGACGGCAACGACGCCGTCGGGCCCGACGAGACAACCGCATACGACCCCATTCCTGCCGCCCCGGAGGTCCTTCCGTGACCCGAGTGCTCGTCGTCGAGGACGAGGAATCCTTCTCCGACGCCCTGTCGTACATGCTTCGCAAGGAGGGTTTCGAGGTCGCCATCGCGGCCACCGGACCGGACGGACTCGACGAGTTCGAGCGCAACGGCGCCGACCTCGTCCTGCTCGATCTGATGCTGCCGGGCCTGCCCGGCACCGAGGTCTGCCGCCAGCTGCGCGGCCGGTCCAACGTCCCCGTCATCATGGTGACCGCCAAGGACAGCGAGATCGACAAGGTCGTGGGCCTCGAGATAGGAGCCGACGACTACGTCACCAAGCCCTTCTCGTCCCGCGAGCTGGTCGCCCGCATCCGCGCCGTCCTGCGCCGCCGGGGCGAGCCCGAGGAGGTCGCCCCGCAGGCCCTGGAGGCCGGCCCGGTCCGCATGGACGTGGACCGCCACGTCGTCACGGTCTCCGGC encodes the following:
- a CDS encoding sensor histidine kinase; its protein translation is MDVNAAVAAAAAIAGVCTGVIAMLAFRWSERDQKRPTRTSLHTDPVLPPGVDTVLSVLRSSAVVLDEADSVVKASSAAYALGLVRGGKLAVEPMLLMARDTRRDGEIRQVELDLPRRGTGRGDALAVSARVAPLGSRLVLLLVEDLTEARRIEAVRRDFVANVSHELKTPVGALSLLSEAVMDASDDPEAVERFAGRMQIEATRLTNLVQELIDLSRVQNDDPLEDAEPVRVDELVAEAIDRCRHQAGTKQITMAAGGTADLQIWGNRGQLAAALGNLVENAVNYSPARTRVGIAARRVSAPGGDLIEVAVTDQGLGISDKDKERIFERFYRVDPARSRATGGTGLGLAIVKHVAASHGGEVTVWSSEGQGSTFTLRLPEAGATRDRGPGHVGGDAYGHHDGNDAVGPDETTAYDPIPAAPEVLP
- a CDS encoding response regulator transcription factor, producing MTRVLVVEDEESFSDALSYMLRKEGFEVAIAATGPDGLDEFERNGADLVLLDLMLPGLPGTEVCRQLRGRSNVPVIMVTAKDSEIDKVVGLEIGADDYVTKPFSSRELVARIRAVLRRRGEPEEVAPQALEAGPVRMDVDRHVVTVSGSKVDLPLKEFDLLEMLLRNAGRVLTRMQLIDRVWGADYVGDTKTLDVHVKRLRAKIEPDPGAPRYLVTVRGLGYKFEP